One Desulfobulbus propionicus DSM 2032 DNA segment encodes these proteins:
- a CDS encoding alpha/beta hydrolase, which produces MFFITNRFPKGSIQTKVGRKFDFDLRNNAPSNSVFFCRRDQDGQITEVGGLNFMTALKQSPYRQLLLYIHGFSNLPEDVFGAAMEFQQLCDQKSAREVLVVPVIWPCDNDLGIVKDYWDDQKSADSSASSFARALCRFIEWRNSNLNDPDSDPCLKRINVLAHSMGNRVLRETLAAWDRYDLADGVPLIFRNTFLVAADIENESIHRSERGKLICDASRNVVVYFASDDMALRSSKAANLKNKIASRRLGHSGPENMELTPKNVYIVDCDDINNSYDHPKGHSYFRSGRTPGKPGVVFDHIFECLRTGRVFPEDAERRSTILRE; this is translated from the coding sequence ATGTTCTTCATCACCAACCGGTTTCCCAAAGGGTCCATTCAGACCAAGGTCGGGCGGAAGTTTGATTTTGACCTGCGCAACAACGCCCCCAGCAACTCGGTGTTTTTCTGTCGCCGCGATCAGGACGGGCAGATCACCGAGGTCGGCGGCCTCAACTTCATGACCGCCCTGAAACAGTCGCCCTACCGGCAGCTGCTGCTGTATATCCACGGTTTTTCCAACCTGCCCGAGGATGTGTTCGGCGCCGCGATGGAATTTCAGCAGTTGTGCGATCAGAAATCGGCTCGGGAGGTGCTGGTGGTGCCGGTGATCTGGCCCTGCGACAACGATTTGGGCATTGTCAAGGATTACTGGGACGATCAGAAATCGGCGGACAGCAGCGCCTCGTCCTTTGCCCGCGCCCTGTGCCGGTTTATCGAATGGCGCAACTCCAACCTCAACGATCCCGACTCCGACCCCTGCCTCAAACGGATCAATGTGCTCGCCCACTCCATGGGCAACCGGGTGCTGCGCGAAACCCTGGCCGCCTGGGACCGCTACGACCTGGCCGACGGCGTCCCCTTGATTTTCCGCAACACCTTTCTGGTGGCCGCCGATATCGAGAACGAATCCATCCACCGTAGCGAGCGCGGCAAGCTGATCTGCGATGCCTCGCGCAATGTGGTGGTCTACTTCGCCTCGGACGACATGGCCCTGCGCAGCAGCAAGGCGGCCAATCTCAAGAACAAGATCGCCTCCCGCCGCCTTGGTCACAGCGGTCCGGAGAACATGGAACTGACGCCGAAAAACGTGTACATCGTCGATTGCGACGACATCAACAACAGCTACGACCATCCCAAGGGGCATTCCTATTTCCGCAGCGGCCGGACCCCGGGCAAGCCCGGGGTGGTCTTTGACCACATCTTCGAATGCCTGCGCACCGGCCGCGTTTTCCCCGAGGATGCCGAGCGGCGATCCACCATCCTCCGCGAATAG